The following coding sequences lie in one Ostrea edulis chromosome 8, xbOstEdul1.1, whole genome shotgun sequence genomic window:
- the LOC130049868 gene encoding uncharacterized protein LOC130049868 — MAMNFLSEGTITVRRLGSNGVKLKRLESKLEIKDANVAMKRKRMTEEMKPNKRGRYEKFPKTKQTFVSFDFGPVELNCHRFVSTRLQCILDSGDLDCQLEYGKELLLIHHSGISAGDICERQFGSQPLCVEYQKDGAVPKNTVVMCYVEENLETYELSRELMAHLSRSVERSHLFFLSAEKGSTSIERFLEKNKLKVSPNQIITRKAQMSRVYQKMYEDLERNVKDVRKTIDALPQESEIHPIRKKLAYVEKKLKERKKPRRLSENCKRKLKSALEIGVIAYRADSESLTVYINQPRTRSLDAKLSDIEKTCSPLVFRCCRVQTPIYRPHSLRAGCRIENGDIGVLGSIGMFAKTILKNAEKDVAITSAHVICEGCSARTQLDGSDKEIGKCIWPPKPTGDSLKANVLDMAVIEMRSGMAENILTSENISIYTGHKSELEFQRVYKRGWKTGETHGDIDIPQFNMFGKTVMVITTGDGGSFSEPGDSGALVLTKKGTHLHALGLIFGGDLKFRDSDDDFPANASIAIYLDDAITRFEEESKRGKIKIQRY, encoded by the exons ATGGCGATGAATTTCTTATCTGAGGGAACAATTACTGTAAGAAGATTGGGAAGTAACGGGGTAAA attaaaaagattggaaagcaagctcgaaataaaggatgCAAATGTTGCAATGAAGAGGAAACGCATGACTGAGGAGATGAAACCCAATAA aagaGGGAGATATGAAAAGTTCCCCAAAACAAAGCAAACCTTTGTTTCCTTCGACTTTGGACCCGTGGAGCTAAACTGTCATCGTTTCGTGTCTACAAGACTACAGTGCATTTTAGATTCCGGTGATCTGGATTGTCAACTTGAATATGGAAAAGAATTGTTGCTAATTCATCACTCAGGCATTTCTGCAGGAGATATCTGTGAGAGACAGTTTGGGTCGCAACCATTATGTGTAGAATATCAAAAAG ATGGAGCTGTTCCGAAGAATACAGTTGTAATGTGTTATGTAGAAGAAAATCTAGAAACGTATGAG CTTTCAAGAGAACTGATGGCGCACTTGTCAAGGTCGGTAGAGAGAAGTCATCTATTCTTTTTAAGCGCTGAAAAAGGGTCGACGTCAATAGAGAGGTTTCTGGAGAAGAACAAACTGAAAGTGTCCCCAAATCAAATTATCACTCGGAAAGCTCAAATGTCACGGGTATATCAGAAGATGTACGAAGATTTGGAGAGAAATGTTAAGGACGTAAGGAAAACAATAGATGCCCTACCACAGGAAAGCGAAATACACCCAATCAGAAAAAAACTGGCATATGTTGAAAAGAAGCTAAAAGAACGGAAGAAGCCAAGACGTCTCTCGGAAAACTGTAAAAGGAAACTAAAGAG TGCTCTGGAAATCGGAGTTATTGCATATAGAGCAGATAGTGAAAGTCTTACCGTCTATATCAACCAGCCACGGACAAGATCACTCGATGCAAAGCTAAGCGACATAGAGAAAACCTGTTCACCCTTGGTTTTTCGATGTTGTAGAGTCCAAACACCGATTTACAGACCACATTCCTTGCGGGCTGGCTGTCGGATAGAAAATGGGGATATAGGTGTATTAGGATCGATTGGGATGTTTGCAAAGACAATTCTTAAAAATGCAGAAAAGGATGTGGCTATCACGTCTGCACATGTCATATGTGAAGGCTGCAGTGCAAGAACACAGTTAGATGGCAGCGACAAAGAAATAGGTAAATGCATATGGCCACCAAAACCTACCGGCGACTCCCTAAAAGCCAATGTCCTGGATATGGCTGTTATCGAAATGAGGTCGGGCATGGCTGAAAATATATTAACTTCAGAAAACATTTCTATTTATACTGGTCACAAAAGCGAACTAGAATTCCAAAGGGTTTACAAACGAGGATGGAAAACGGGTGAAACGCACGGCGATATCGATATCCCGCAATTCAACATGTTTGGTAAAACGGTAATGGTGATTACAACAGGAGATGGGGGAAGTTTTTCTGAACCTGGTGACAGTGGTGCCCTTGTACTCACTAAGAAAGGAACACATCTCCATGCACTTGGATTGATATTTGGAGGCGATTTGAAATTTCGAGATAGCGATGACGATTTTCCGGCCAATGCTTCGATAGCAATATACCTTGATGACGCAATCACCAGGTTTGAAGAGGAAAGTAAGAGAGGGAAGATTAAAATTCAGCGATATTAA